A genomic stretch from Plasmodium brasilianum strain Bolivian I chromosome 9, whole genome shotgun sequence includes:
- a CDS encoding hypothetical protein (conserved Plasmodium protein), whose protein sequence is MNQKKSGDNKIIRQQGSANFKKKIPFKENIYNNSNEKKFFKFMSDINYSTYNNLDDVNLEKTSSSSRNSAFYNANNASKNRNHLFSTKQGSKEEDDEEDDEEDDEEDDEDDDDEEEDEDEDDEEDDGENDDEDYEEDEDDEEEDDTNSSEISNFSLNRKKKKKTQLKNSSGSINNNIKDSNKNSRSNINSNINSNIYGNIYSNKNSIKNCNKNSNKNSNKNSNSNSNNNNISNSNSNNISNNISNNISNNNNNNINSRNNNNNNINSSNNININSSNNNNNNISNRNKSNSSNNVNSNDEKKKKSCFYKESKKSNKRNKGNLKNYNSDYYDIYSNIYSYYNIFTEDKNEKKKLKYFNDVFSNFDKKLENSDNNYTQDMNKKLSENFLHMNSTSKKSNNVVDNFASDEIIGTNFNDQASTVTRNVFSNLEKVRSNIGIVGNKIINSLTRNNTNSNSKSRSISNSKSNNKSNSKSCNISNGNDNEKNIRNMNGGLLNEEKLKKNGAKKTLRSKFPLNNNKKKVLQNKKKKKKSTSEDISMNDKENINFDDVKKNNNVDITNNSENVCTNEFIDLKCNTGSCIRETKKEYKDFTDDHLFKSNKSKMKKKKKKGIIPGDSRDDSELSSGHSAYAKYAYTVWQNNKEGNISHNKISASNGNGNGSNDRDGARSGATSGATSGATSGDKNGDSGNSASAKARSGSNISLDSACSFELEYYVDKENQLEKKKSSVKFLKNPTKKRMYKLKKIVEILEYSIYNEEKKGSQLESKLYNYVLLTRGLRKEITYLQELNSSNKSKMASYEKDISKLKEQNEEMKLTLSTFENELSNLINKFDRNFAKELIDTKSQNDLLKKEVERLKMEIEKKNYEIKKIENLNDMSKKCTADNAAGADGMANPGYIDGNTTNIGNCLYSSGNSGPVGERIEHPTVDQRRMNGIGTNVHNNFQGEAGTDNVKKAYEEVSSNNNEKSKEVVTMYEFPFYYGNSDIIDNNIIDDFILKMKTIRISYEKSTEKYDDETKTTIYGCYISNFILQYKDICNHRKIIKHLQEYCIIEAKILSIHLCLKKERNENKSYKDLEREVIKHLENTDLDKNKEKVAMINSIILILIFKNMHIFNLYKIFMTCLKCDNFRWIRIIKKALFLKFFDMCLIDTNIRLNDVPNIKGARLIHALAVVGSESGRGNVNSDTRVSIDLIHYNIKHPMFYCSNETLKRFMLTMFLNFSCEPINPQTNDNIYHYVLQKKNYDLIKLLKLSGKNYYYIFDKNIENKTPLDYVENEEIKIDLISNYILDIAGKGAENYKNGNYEKAYELYTDALEKQIKLSESVRMGKSMNENIGKLYYNRARTLMHLNKWIDVIENCNNCLNYIPKYVNAYDTQIHAYENLLEYDNALLTYKNMCLKCNIKPDDKEEKLKSQINATSFQILNINKNCTVAEIKQAFSNLSKKWHPDKLGINISADIKKRHNNHFKKLFKAKQLLLNDVERLREKKKKETNYVYPQIIEDVSAMNNRNGSAAVNRSTNRAGCTNQNGSNNRESYISSEAAFNQQKDINRQEKKGDIHENSFSSNNNGIFGSANIPSNFVKVNESYHSSTNKDFPGCVGSSSHNNKSNSGGNDVDNNHGISYSHSHSLSHSNNNININSFGECKDGMNPSKDKVRNPNKGLNSCSDTDCNKKNNVNPFVNMFDGKHSNLNNEKVDENFYKKLKEEYAGLNDDELNNFKTKISNSINNLIQTEVNLKREYQELCVKEKTNVIMNTRLCVLQEIQKALCVRLDKERKLKVIENILKNRSDEKLVHTNKGDSGTGGGSGEDNGIDNIDKDTLPKSSNEEEDTDGRKNDALKKSKDQNNNEEGNGKKVFKGMKDNSCEDVKNVEVEKIAQKEKNVEMEKNGERREGSVGKIHIEEQPNETKKKKNYEKLYHVDKKRHAEDIHVEETDVKNYPDQKEYDEHNSRRRNEHKVEYEKTFQEMLKESNFLEKKMNDGSSNGSSNGSNNSSTTSAKEYYYYKGENENNEEKKKTKCREPLDAGINKKKIGNSMERTGSSREGKIRKARKAKDGKESRDSRNSRDSRNSRNSRNSRNSRNSRDIKGDDNFEGNREFKGGKQSGKEWEEEHKVNESNKKKMDKFKMTDDDNFMFMDDKNSVYHGNKETNIMFEGNEKDNNVFENITTKKNSNQSFRYSNLPMENMRINDYEKSTNNNISGDNFLFINKSSRKDYIQVNISSNVNNAKNDESLFFQENRNDNNFSKKETIMSNSQNFEQHHHNGMSSSNSNYDANGSNTNELKATNDATQGTTKRGDAHTRLRQEEDNYENYENGENRQNCENRQNCENRQNCENHQNCENHQNYENYQNYENHQNGENHQNGENHQNCEKYEKNIQSEDDANNNMGNVNFINKESFYGKVFNNVDKATFSVEQEDDYPYRKKKMNDSSDTGNVNFITGSNNANNMGNKNNNIIIGNDTNNTNSSNSITNMMNAKDSVNNLMNSSNSMTNIMNANNSMNDLINGENHVNLFRVDLSSDNNSVDDYFENNSYATLNSRNIHFLDKKNHPFKISENNEEEEYMNDNNGACLINYSSGGSAAKKENKVTSSLFRGSNNSFTNKNVDISMGGRGYKNITFNNVGSNNSANLNSIYKEKNFQRDLIYSNDNFNREKKINTMKGSNNKYTSDNEGGVKGEIFYNLYNDSGSSNYSNRNSNNKKSRTSNNQMSNDRMSNDRMSNDRMNNDRMNNDRMNNDRMSNDRMNNFESSFFNKNSAPYDSVSNIRSSFDKNSYPKKDDDNADSFLNYNNEFDDNFKNKVTNNIFFNSLNNQHYMDDNDVDNDYLDNTAEKDVDVDAHVREHVNDDVDTAFHIDDVKGNCNQNSLTRDIKGSKNYQYEKNNDAYNNEILDNKTDNLMYDETDFLNSNSNLYNNLNRSYNYENSKLRSSMMFLNENVEKNQNIMRIFSNDLNSISLEKEQDEKNKFTFIDNLEKLKYKNFKEKITTDENNLTKPKKSSFDKINTKANGDKSKSSDPNQSSFPKKNGSSDDKQKDLDQNKKSKLKAKDNNKPTE, encoded by the coding sequence ATGAATCAGAAAAAAAGTggtgataataaaataattagaCAACAAGGTAGTGCAAactttaaaaagaaaatccCCTTCAAAGAAAACATTTATAACAactcaaatgaaaaaaaattttttaagtttatgAGTGATATAAATTATAGTACATACAATAACTTGGATGATGTAAATTTAGAAAAGACTTCAAGTAGTAGCAGGAATAGTGCATTTTATAATGCAAATAATGCCAGCAAAAATAGAAATCATCTTTTTAGTACAAAACAAGGAAGTAAGGAAGAAGATGACGAAGAGGATGACGAAGAGGATGACGAAGAGGATGACGAAGATGACGATGATGAGGAAGAGGATGAGGACGAGGATGACGAAGAGGATGATGGCGAGAATGATGATGAAGATTATGAGGAGGACGAGGATGATGAGGAAGAGGATGACACAAACAGCAGCGAAATAAGCAATTTCTCCTtgaacaggaaaaaaaagaaaaagacaCAACTTAAGAACAGTAGTGGTAGCATTAACAATAACATTAAAGATAGCAATAAGAATAGCAGAAGCAATATAAATAGCAATATAAATAGCAATATATATGGCAATATATATAGCAATAAAAATAGCATTAAAAACTGCAATAAAAATAGCAATAAAAATAGCAATAAAAATAGcaatagcaatagtaataacaataacattaGCAATAGCAATAGCAATAACATTAGCAATAACATTAGCAACAACATtagcaataacaataacaataacattaACAGTagaaataacaataacaataacattaACAGTAGCAATAACATTAACATTAACAGtagcaataacaataacaataatattagcaatagaaataaaagtaaCAGCAGCAATAACGTGAATAGTAACgacgaaaagaaaaaaaagagttgtTTTTATAAGGAATCAAAAAAGTCAAATAAGAGGAATAAaggaaatttaaaaaattataattctgATTATTATGATATTTATTCTAACATATACTCttactataatatatttaccgaagataaaaacgaaaaaaaaaaattgaaatattttaatgatgtattttcaaattttgataaaaaactTGAAAATagtgataataattatacacaagatatgaataaaaaattgtcgGAAAATTTTCTACATATGAATTCAACtagtaaaaaaagtaataatgtAGTTGACAATTTTGCTAGTGATGAAATTATTGGTACAAATTTCAACGATCAAGCAAGTACTGTAACAAGGAATGTATTTAGTAACCTTGAAAAGGTTAGAAGTAATATAGGAATCGTAGGCAATAAAATCATTAACAGTTTAACTAGGAACAACACCAATAGTAATAGCAAAAGTAGAAGCATAAGTAACAGCAAAAGTAATAACAAAAGTAACAGCAAAAGTTGTAACATAAGTAACGGCaatgataatgaaaaaaatattagaaacATGAATGGAGGACTCTTAAATGaggaaaagttaaaaaagaaCGGTGCAAAGAAAACTCTGCGGAGCAAATTTCCACTtaataacaacaaaaaaaaagtgttacaaaataaaaaaaaaaaaaaaaaaagtactagTGAAGATATAAGCATGAATGATAAAGAGAATATAAACTTTGATGatgtaaagaaaaataataatgtagaCATTACCAACAATTCAGAAAATGTTTGTACCAATGAATTTATCGATTTAAAGTGTAATACAGGCAGTTGTATTAgagaaacaaaaaaggagTATAAAGATTTTACGGATGACCATCTTTTTAAATCAaacaaaagtaaaatgaaaaaaaaaaaaaaaaaaggtataattCCTGGCGATAGCAGGGATGACAGCGAATTGAGTAGCGGTCATAGTGCATACGCAAAATATGCCTACACAGTTTGGCAGAATAACAAAGAGGGAAACATTAgtcataataaaattagtgCCAGTAATGGAAACGGTAATGGAAGTAATGATAGAGATGGTGCTAGAAGCGGTGCTACAAGCGGTGCTACAAGCGGTGCTACAAGCGGCGACAAAAATGGTGATAGTGGGAACAGTGCCAGCGCAAAGGCAAGGAGTGGGAGCAATATAAGCTTGGACAGCGCATGTTCGTTCGAATTAGAGTATTACGTGGACAAAGAAAACCAGTtagagaagaaaaagagcagcgtaaagtttttaaaaaatcctacaaaaaagagaatgtataaattaaaaaaaattgtcgAAATATTAGagtattctatatataatgaagaaaaaaaagggtcACAGTTAGAATCGAAATTATATAACTATGTATTATTAACGAGAGGATTAAGAAAGGAAATAACATATCTACAAGAGCTAAATAGTAGCAATAAAAGCAAAATGGCTTCATACGAAAAAGATATATCAAAGCTTAAGGAACAGAATGAAGAAATGAAATTAACTTTATCCACATTTGAAAATGAATTAAGCAATTTAATTAACAAATTTGATAGAAATTTTGCTAAAGAGCTTATTGACACCAAGTCACAAAACGATCTGCTTAAAAAAGAAGTCGAAAGATTGAAAATGGaaattgagaaaaaaaattatgaaataaaaaaaattgaaaatctCAATGATATGTCGAAGAAGTGTACCGCTGATAACGCGGCTGGTGCTGATGGTATGGCTAATCCAGGGTACATCGACGGAAATACAACAAACATAGGCAATTGTCTATACAGCAGTGGAAATAGTGGACCTGTGGGTGAACGTATCGAACACCCCACTGTTGATCAGAGGAGAATGAACGGTATTGGCACCaatgtacataataattttcaagGAGAAGCTGGGACagataatgtaaaaaaggcCTATGAAGAAGTaagcagtaataataatgaaaagagCAAAGAAGTAGTAACGATGTATGAATTTCCTTTCTATTATGGTAATAGCGATATAATTGATAACAATATTATAgatgattttattttaaaaatgaaaacaattaGGATTTCTTATGAAAAGAGtacagaaaaatatgatGATGAAACTAAAACAACAATATATGGATGTTATATAtccaattttatattacaatataaaGATATTTGTAATCAtcgaaaaattataaagcaTTTGCAAGAATATTGTATTATAGAAGCGAAAATTCTAAGTATACATTTGtgtttgaaaaaagaaagaaatgaaaacaaatCATATAAAGATTTAGAAAGAGAGGTTATAAAACATTTGGAAAATACGGatttagataaaaataaagaaaaagttgCTATGAttaattctattattttaattcttatttttaaaaatatgcatatttttaatttatataaaatatttatgactTGCTTAAAATGTGATAATTTTAGGTGGATTAGAATTATAAAGAAAGCACTATTTCTTAAATTCTTTGATATGTGCTTGATTGATACGAACATTAGGCTGAATGATGTACCGAATATAAAGGGAGCAAGACTAATTCATGCCCTCGCAGTTGTTGGGAGTGAGAGTGGACGCGGCAATGTCAACAGTGATACTCGTGTTAGCATCGATTTGATCCATTATAACATCAAACATCCCATGTTTTACTGCTCCAATGAAACGCTAAAAAGATTTATGTTAACGATGTTTCTAAATTTCTCATGCGAGCCTATTAATCCACAAactaatgataatatatatcactacgttttacagaaaaaaaattatgacttaataaaattattgaagttatcaggaaaaaattactattatatatttgataaaaatatagaaaataaaacaccATTAGATTATgtagaaaatgaagaaataaaaattgatttaatatccaattatattttagaCATAGCTGGAAAAGGTGCAGAGAATTACAAAAATGGTAATTACGAAAAAgcatatgaattatataccGATGCAttagaaaaacaaataaaattatcagAGTCAGTACGAATGGGAAAATCaatgaatgaaaatattgGAAAACTATATTATAATAGAGCAAGAACATTAAtgcatttaaataaatggatTGATGTAATagaaaattgtaataattgTCTAAACTATATACCAAAATATGTCAACGCATATGATACTcaaatacatgcatatgaaaatttattagaaTATGATAATGCCCTACttacttataaaaatatgtgcttgaaatgtaatattaaaCCTGAtgataaagaagaaaaattaaaatcacAAATAAATGCTACATCATTTCAAATActgaatattaataaaaattgtactGTTGCAGAAATTAAGCAAGCCTTTTCTAACCTTTCCAAAAAATGGCATCCAGATAAACTAGGTATTAATATAAGTgctgatattaaaaaaaggcacaataatcattttaaaaaattgttcaaaGCTAAGCAGTTGTTACTAAATGATGTAGAACGACTTAGggagaagaagaaaaaggaaactAATTATGTGTATCCGCAAATTATTGAAGATGTAAGCGCCATGAACAACAGGAATGGGAGCGCAGCCGTAAACAGAAGCACAAACCGAGCTGGATGCACAAACCAGAATGGAAGTAACAATAGAGAGAGCTACATCAGTAGCGAAGCGGCATTCAACCAGCAAAAGGATATAAATAGGCAAGAGAAAAAAGGAGATATTCATGAAAATTCCTTCAGCAGTAACAATAATGGCATATTCGGGAGCGCTAACATACCGTCAAATTTTGTGAAGGTGAATGAAAGTTATCACAGCAGCACGAACAAGGACTTCCCTGGGTGCGTAGGGAGTAGTAGCCACAACAATAAGTCCAACAGTGGAGGCAACGATGTAGACAACAACCACGGTATTAGTTACAGTCATAGTCACAGCCTTAGccacagtaataataacattaacATTAACTCATTTGGTGAGTGCAAAGACGGTATGAATCCATCGAAAGATAAAGTGAGGAACCCCAACAAAGGGTTGAATAGTTGCAGTGATACGGActgtaacaaaaaaaataatgtgaaCCCATTTGTAAACATGtttgatggaaaacattCGAATctgaataatgaaaaagtagatgaaaatttttataaaaagttaaagGAAGAATATGCAGGACTAAATGATgatgaattaaataattttaaaacgaAAATTTCAAACTCGATAAATAACCTTATACAAACAGAAGTAAACTTAAAGAGAGAATACCAAGAATTATGTgttaaggaaaaaacaaatgttATCATGAACACGCGGTTGTGTGTACTGCAGGAGATACAGAAGGCTTTGTGTGTGCGCCTTgataaagaaagaaaattaaaagttattgaaaatattcttaaaaacaGGAGCGATGAAAAATTGGTACATACAAACAAGGGGGACAGTGGCACCGGAGGTGGTAGCGGTGAGGATAATGGAATCGATAATATAGACAAAGATACCTTACCAAAGAGCTCAAATGAAGAAGAGGATACAGATGGAAGGAAAAATGATGCCTTAAAAAAGAGCAAAGATCAGAACAATAATGAAGAGGGTAATGGGAAAAAGGTGTTTAAAGGGATGAAGGATAATTCATGTGAAGATGTGAAAAACGTGGAAGTAGAAAAAATTGCacaaaaggagaaaaatgtGGAAATGGAGAAAAACGGGGAAAGAAGAGAAGGAAGTGTTGGCAAGATTCACATAGAGGAACAGccaaatgaaacaaaaaaaaagaaaaattacgAGAAGCTTTACCATGTAGATAAAAAGAGACATGCTGAGGATATCCATGTGGAAGAAACAGATGTGAAAAATTACCCAGATCAGAAGGAATATGACGAACATAATAGCAGAAGAAGAAATGAACATAAGGTGGAATACGAAAAGACGTTTCAAGAAATGCTGAAAGAGAGcaattttttagaaaaaaaaatgaatgatgGTAGTAGTAATGGTAGTAGTAatggtagtaataatagtagtactACTAGTGCAAAggagtattattattacaaaggtgaaaatgaaaataatgaggaaaagaaaaaaactaaaTGTAGAGAACCATTGGATGCAGgaattaataagaaaaaaataggtaACAGTATGGAACGTACGGGAAGCAGTAGAGAGGGCAAGATTAGGAAAGCGAGAAAAGCCAAAGATGGAAAAGAAAGCAGAGACAGCAGAAACAGCAGAGACAGCAGAAACAGCAGAAACAGCAGAAACAGCAGAAACAGTAGAAACAGCAGAGATATCAAGGGAGACGATAATTTCGAAGGCAACAGAGAGTTCAAAGGTGGAAAACAAAGCGGAAAGGAGTGGGAAGAAGAGCACAAAGTGAATGAatcaaataagaaaaaaatggataagtTCAAAATGACCGATGACgataattttatgtttatggATGATAAAAATAGCGTGTACCACGGGAATAAAGAGACCAACATAATGTTCGAAGGGAATGAAAAGGATAACAatgtttttgaaaatattacaacaaaaaaaaactccAACCAGTCATTCAGATATTCAAACCTTCCCATGGAAAATATGAGAATAAATGATTACGAAAAAAGCACGAACAATAATATTTCAGGAgataactttttatttataaataaaagtagtAGAAAAGATTACATTCAGGTGAACATTTCGAGCAATGTGAACAATGCGAAGAATGATGAATCCCTATTTTTTCAAGAAAATcgaaatgataataatttttcgaAAAAGGAAACTATTATGTCTAATAGTCAAAATTTTGAACAGCATCATCACAATGGAATGTCCTCAAGTAACTCGAACTACGACGCAAATGGGAGTAACACAAACGAACTTAAAGCAACTAATGACGCTACGCAGGGTACCACAAAAAGAGGAGATGCACACACGCGTTTAAGACAGGAGGAagataattatgaaaattacgAAAATGGTGAAAATCGTCAAAATTGTGAAAATCGTCAAAATTGTGAAAATCGTCAAAATTGTGAAAATCATCAAAATTGTGAAAATCatcaaaattatgaaaattatcaaaattatgaaaatcaTCAAAATGGTGAAAATCATCAAAATGGTGAAAATCATCAAAATTGTGAAAAgtacgaaaaaaatattcaaagcgAAGATGatgcaaataataatatgggCAATgtgaattttattaataaagagTCCTTTTATGGAAAAGTTTTTAACAATGTTGACAAAGCTACATTTTCAGTTGAACAGGAAGATGACTACCCGTAccgtaagaaaaaaatgaacgacAGTAGTGACACTGGTAATGTTAACTTTATTACAGGTAGTAATAATGCTAACAATATGggaaataagaataataatataattataggCAATGATACAAATAACACAAACAGTAGTAATTCCATAACTAACATGATGAACGCGAAAGATTCCGTGAATAACCTGATGAACTCCAGTAATTCCATGACGAATATTATGAATGCCAATAATTCCATGAATGACTTGATAAATGGGGAAAACCACGTTAATCTTTTCAGAGTTGACCTATCCAGCGATAATAATAGTGTCGACGattattttgaaaacaaTTCTTATGCTACACTGAACTCGCgcaatatacattttttagataaaaaaaatcatccttttaaaattagcgaaaataatgaagaagagGAATATATGAATGATAATAACGGGGCTTGCCTAATAAATTATAGTAGTGGTGGTAGTGCAgctaaaaaggaaaacaaggTAACTTCTTCATTATTTCGTGGAAGTAATAACAGTTTTACCAACAAAAATGTAGACATAAGCATGGGAGGACGAGGATACAAGAACATTACCTTTAACAACGTTGGAAGTAACAATTCAGCCAATTTGAATTCcatatataaggaaaaaaattttcaaagaGATCTAATATATTCCaatgataattttaacagagagaaaaaaattaacactATGAAAGGctcaaataataaatacacaaGCGATAATGAAGGAGGAGTAAAGGgagaaattttttacaacttGTACAACGACAGTGGCAGCAGCAACTACAGCAATcgtaacagtaacaataaaaaaagcaGAACGAGCAACAATCAAATGAGCAACGATCGAATGAGCAACGATCGAATGAGCAACGATCGAATGAACAACGATCGAATGAACAACGATCGAATGAACAACGATCGAATGAGCAACGATCGAATGAACAATTTTGAATCATCCTTTTTCAATAAGAACTCCGCTCCTTATGATTCCGTTTCAAACATTAGAAGCAGCTTTGATAAAAATTCCTACCCAAAAAAGGATGACGATAACGCtgattcttttttaaattataataatgagtttgatgataattttaaaaataaagtaactaataatatattttttaattcactTAATAATCAGCATTACATGGACGACAATGATGTGGATAATGATTATTTGGACAATACTGCTGAAAAAGATGTTGACGTGGATGCTCACGTCAGAGAACACGTTAATGATGATGTCGATACTGCCTTCCATATCGATGATGTTAAAGGAAATTGTAATCAAAATTCCCTTACTAGAGACATAAAAGGAAGCAAAAATTACCAGTatgaaaagaataatgatgcatataataatgaaatattagaTAATAAAACTGATAATTTAATGTACGATGAAACGGactttttaaatagtaaTTCCAATTTGTACAATAACCTGAACAGGTCATATAATTATGAGAATTCAAAACTTAGAAGTTCAATGATGTTtctaaatgaaaatgtaGAGAAAAACCAAAACATAATGAGAATATTTTCCAATGATTTAAATTCTATATCTTTAGAAAAAGAacaagatgaaaaaaataaatttacatttattgataatttagaaaaactaaaatataaaaattttaaagaaaaaatcacaactgatgaaaataatttaaccAAGCCAAAGAAATCATcttttgataaaataaatacaaaagcCAATGGAGACAAATCTAAATCAAGCGACCCCAATCAAAGTTcctttccaaaaaaaaatggtagtAGTGATGATAAGCAAAAGGACCTTGATCAAAATAAGAAGAGTAAACTTAAAGCCAAGGATAACAACAAGCCCACAGAATGA